GAGCGAGAAGGATGAAATTGCGTTGAGCCACTCGCCAACAATGCGCGGATATGAGCCCATGGCTTTGCAGACTCTGGACGAAGGATCGAAGCCAGACATCAAGGAAGGCTTCTATGCCAGCGTCGATAGCAGCCAGTCCTATGTAACCAATGGTGCGTATGACAGCCTCAATCAATGGCCAAAAAGCTATCCGGAGATGCGGGTGCAAGTAGAGGCGTATATTCAGGCGATGACCGGCTTGGGCAAGCATCTGCTGGGCATGTTGGCTCTTTCGCTGGAGCTGCCTGAAAACTACTTCGCTGAAGGAGTTGAACGGCCAATGATCACTAACCGGTTGCTGCACTATCCGCCGCAGCCCCGCGTTGGCGATGGCAACCAGATCGGTGCAGGAGCCCATACCGACTGGGGCATGATCACCATGCTCCTGCAGGATGACGTCGGTGGCCTAGAGGTGCGCAATGCGGACGGCGAATGGATTCGTGCGCCCCATATCCCTAACACCTTCATCATCAACCTGGGCGACATGGTGCCGGTGCTCACCCGCGGGATCTATCGCTCCAACATGCACCGCGTCCTCAACCTCAATCCCGAGCTGCACCGTTATTCGGTTCCAACGTTCTTCGATCCCAATTTTTTCTACCGCATCACACCTCCAGACGGGTTGCCTGCTGACGAATCCTTGCCCGCAGCCTCTCGTACCGTGGGCGAGCACATGGCCGCCATGATGGAAAAAACATACGCGTGATATTGGGCCCCCGGCCAGCTACGGACACTTTTCGCAATATCGCCTAAAACAGTGAGACTTCATCATGGAAACATTGCCAATCATTGATATCAGCCCGCTCTATCAGAATGACCGGGCAGCCTGGAAAAGGGTTGCAGATCAGATCGACGAAGCGTGCTGCACTTGGGGATTTTTCTACATTAAGGGCCACCCCATCGCTGAATCGCGCATCGAGGAATTGTTGGCCGCCGGCCAGAGTTTCTTCAAGCTGCCCTTGGAGGAGAAGCTCAAGATTGATATCACCAAGAGCGTCAGCCATACAGGGTACGGCGCTATTGCTGCCGAGCAGTTGGATCCGAGCCAGCCGGGCGATCACAAGGAAACCTTTGACATGAGTTTCCACCTGCCGGCTGATCATCCGGACGTTGTGGCCGGTAAGCCGTTGCGTGGCCCCAACCGCCATCCCGACCTACCGGGCTGGCAGGAATTATGGGAGCAGCACTATCAGGATATGCACGATCTGGGCCTCACGCTCTTGAAAGCCATTGCGATTGCGCTTGGCACGGACGAGGATTTTTTTGCGAAGCGGTTTGCCGAGCCCATCAGCGCCTTGCGCATGATTCACTATCCGCCACGAGAAGGCGCTGCCAACGCAAGCAAAGGTGCGGGCGAGCATACCGACTATGGGTGCGTCACATTGCTCTACCAGGATCCGGTCGGCGGTCTGCAAGTGCGCAATCTGGAAGGTGAGTGGCTGGATGCGCCGTTCATTCCTGGGACATTCGTCGTCAACATCGGCGACATGATGGCCCGTTGGAGCAACGATCGCTACAAATCCACTCCTCATCGGGTAGTCAGCCCGGAGGGCAAGGATCGCTATTCCATTCCGTTCTTCGCCGAGCCCAACCCGAACACTGTTATTGATTGCCTGCCTGGCTGTTTTGACGAGAGCAATCCGCTCAAGTACGAAACCACGACGTGCATCGACTACATGCTCTGGCGTTTTTCCGAAACCTATTCGCATCGCGGTACGGACGAGCAGACAACGGCTGCCTGAATCGCCATAGGCGTTGCGAGATAAGGATCTCGTCCGCACCTATTCGATGTAAATCCGCAACGCACGGTAACGACCGTGCGCATATCTAGAGAGTCCGCGCCATGAAATCCCGTGCTGCTGTTGCCTTTGAAGCCGGCAAACCCCTGCAAATCGTCGAGATCGACGTCGCTCCGCCCCAGAGGGGCGAAGTGCTGGTGAAGATCACCCACACCGGCGTATGCCACACCGATGCCTTTACCCTGAGCGGCGATGACCCCGAGGGCCTGTTTCCCGCCGTGCTGGGCCATGAAGGCGCCGGCGTCGTGGTCGAGGTCGGTGAAGGCGTGACCAGCGTCAAGCCCGGCGACCACGTGATCCCGCTCTACACCGCCGAATGCGGCGAATGCCTGTTCTGCAAGAGCGGCAAGACCAACCTCTGTGTCTCGGTGCGCGCCACCCAGGGCAAGGGCGTCATGCCCGACGGCACCACGCGCTTCTCCTACAACGGCCAGCCCATCTACCACTACATGGGCTGCTCCACCTTCAGCGAATACACCGTGGTGGCCGAGGTCTCGCTGGCCAAGATCAGCCCTGACGCCAACCCCGAGCAGGTCTGCCTGCTGGGCTGCGGCGTGACCACCGGCCTGGGGGCTGTCAAGAACACTGCCAAGGTGCAGGAAGGCGACACCGTCGCCGTGTTCGGCCTGGGCGGCATCGGCCTGGCCGTGATCCAGGGCGCCAAGCTGGCCAAGGCCGGACGCATCATCGCCGTCGACACCAACCCTGGCAAGTTCGACCTGGCCCGCACCTTCGGCGCCACCGACTGCGTCAACCCCAAGGACTTCGACAAGCCCATCCAGCAGGTGATTGTGGAGATGACCGGCTGGGGCGTGGATCACAGCTTCGAGTGCATTGGCAACGTCAACGTGATGCGCGCCGCACTGGAGTGCGCGCACCGCGGCTGGGGCCAGAGCGTGATCATCGGCGTGGCCGGCGCGGGCCAGGAAATCTCCACGCGTCCCTTCCAGTTGGTGACCGGCCGCAAGTGGCTCGGCACGGCCTTCGGCGGCGTCAAGGGCCGCTCGCAGCTGCCCGGCATGGTCGAAGACGCGATGATCGGCAAGATCCAGCTGGCGCCCTTCGTTACTCACACCATGCCGCTGACCGGCATCAACGAGGCTTTCGATCTGATGCACGAGGGCAAGTCGATCCGCACGGTGATTCGCTACTGAGCCCACGGCGATGGAACGGATCGAACAACACGCCAGCTTCGGCGGCCGGCAGGAAGTGTGGAAGCACGCTTCGGCAACGCTGGGTGGCGAAGCGAAGTTCGGCATCTATCTGCCCGAAGCCGCGCTGCGCGGTGAGGCGCGCCCGGTGCTCTACTGGCTCTCGGGCCTGACTTGCACCGAGCAGAATTTCATCACCAAGGCCGGTGCGCAGGAGCATGCCGCACGGCATGGCTTGATCGTCGTTTCGCCCGACACCAGTCCGCGCGGCACCGATGTCGCGGACGATGCCGCCTACGACCTGGGCCAGGGTGCGGGCTTCTACGTCAACGCCACGCAGCAGCCCTGGGCCGCGCATTACCGCATGCAGGATTACATCGCCGAGGAGTTGCCCGCCTTGGTCGAAAAGGAATTCCCCGCCAGCGATGCGCGTGGCATCTTCGGCCATTCGATGGGCGGCCACGGTGCACTGGTGACGGCGCTGCGCCATCCTGGGCGGTATCGCAGCGTTTCGGCGTTCTCGCCCATCGTGGCGCCCTCGCAAGTGCCTTGGGGCGAAAAAGCCCTGGGCGCCTACCTGGGGGCAGGCCGGGCCGCATGGAAGGAGTGGGACGCCGTGGAATTGATTGGGGCCGCGCAGGAGCGTCTGCCGCTGCTTGTGGATCAAGGCGAGGCCGACGAGTTCCTCGCGGGCCAGCTACGGCCGGAATTGCTGCAAGCGGCCTGCGAGGCCGTGGGCCATCCGCTCACGCTGAATCTGCGGCCGGGTTACGACCACAGCTATTACTTCATCGCCAGCTTTCTGGCGAATCATTTCGCGCATCATGCGGCCCGGTTGGCATGACCGTGGCTGCCTGTAAGGAGTGGGGGCGGCACGATGCACCGTCCGGCTCATCGGCCATCCCCGATTCTCAATTGAAACCTGAAAGGTGACTCTCATGGCTAATCCCGTTATCTCCGGCAACGACGTTTTCTCGCACGTATTCATCGGTGCTGCCGACGTCGCACAATCCACCGCTTTCTACGACGCCGCCCTGGGCGCGCTCGGCATCAAGAACCTCGGGCCGTTCGGCAGCGGCTGGGTTCTGTATGGTCGTGACAAGCCCGCGTTCATCATCGCTCGCCCCGGCAATGGCGAGGCGCCTTCGAGCAATGGCGCAACCATCGGCTTCGCAGCGGCCAGCCCGGCCGAGGTCGATGCGTTCCATGCCGCGGGCCTGGCCGCCGGCGGCGCCGACGAAGGCAAGCCCGGCCCGCGCGGCCACCTGCCCGGTGCTTATGCCGCCTATCTGCGCGATCCGGCGGGCAACAAGGTCACGGCCTACGCTTTCGTCTAAGTAGCAGGCAGCCGCCGTCGGCAACCGTCCGCAACGCAATCGCCATGCAGATCGCCCCCGACTGCATGGCCTCGCTGTTGCTGGCCATCGGCAGGCTTTGCAGCCTTTGTCTGCTCGATCATCGAGAGCGGCACGCAGCGGTCAACCGACCAGCGCACGCCGAGTCCTTCGCGACAAGGGGCTGGAGCCCTATGACGCTGTCTCAGTCCTGCTCTGATGGATATTCTTGCCACGCTCACGCGGCCAAGGCGAAGGGAGCTTACCGGGAGGCAAAGCCTATCGTCCTGGCTCAACACGCGATAAGAGCGTGCCCGATCTCTCCACCAAGATGATGAGATCGGGGACGAGGAAGAAACGCTGCGGAAATGAGGGATTGCCAGCTTCTAAAGGTCGAGTACCAGTCGCGGTGAGTGACTGCGTGAGCAGCACAGCGCGATCTTGGGTTGGGCTACGGATTTCTCGGCGTCGCTTTGCACGCTGTCGCGATGGTCGGGTTCCCCGGCAGTCACCGGCGTAAGGCACGCGCCGCAAATGCCCATTTCGCAAGAGAGCGGTACGTCAATGCCCGCATCCAGCAGCACCGAAGCAATGCTGCGTTCAACAGGAATGCAGAACACCTGCCCGGAGGAACCGATCTCAACCTCAAAGGGAACTTCGTGCATCAAGAGGCCGGCTGTAGCTTCTCCGCCTGCGACCATCGGCGCGAACGCCTCCTGGTGAATCTGCTCGGTACTCCAGCCCTGGACGCTGGTTCGCTGCCGTACTTCGGCCATGAATCCCTGCGGGCCACATACATAGATGTGTGTTTGCCGATCCGGTGTGTGCAGGCACCCAGGCAGGCCCGCCCGTAAGCTGTCACCCTCAGCGCTGCAATGCAGGTAGACAGTGCCATGGCGAAAACCGTGGCTCAGGTGACGACTGAAAGCAACTTCGTGGCGATGGCGAACATAGTAGTGAAGTTCGAAGGACTGGCCTTCGGCATCCAGCGCCAAGGCCATGCTCAACAGCGGGGTGATTCCGATGCCGCCGGCCAACAGCACGGCAGGGGCGTGAGGCCGGAGCGCGAACAGATTTCGCGGCGCGCTAATCGTCAATGATTGCCCGACCCGCAGTTGCTCGTGCACATAGGCCGATCCGCCACGTGAGGAGGCCTCACGGCGGATGCACAGCAGATAGTGGTCAAGCTGCAGCGGGCTGCTTGCGATTGAATACTGACGGACAAGGTTATTAGGAAAATGCAGGTCAACGTGGGTACCGGCCTCGAACGGCGGCAGATTTGAACCCGTCTCGGTCGGCACCAAATGTACGGCCAGATTGCCATGGCCTTGCGCGCTCAAGGCTTCGACGACTACATGAATTGTTGGAGCATCATTGGCCATGCAAGACCTCGAAAAGAGTGGGTGGAAGCTGCTTGCCTCAAACAAGAAAGAACTCGCCAAGGCCCATCCGCTTAAGCCCGCGCCGATATGCGATGGAGCTTCGATCCGCAGGTATGTGTGCCTCCAGGGTCAGATCCAGTGGGAGGCGTTCGGGCTTTTGAGCTTCGACCATTGCACGATCCTCTTCAAAGACGCGCAAGTTGAATGCCTTGATATCCTCGGCCGGAATATGCTTGTTGACATTGCGAATGATCGGCACAAAAAGCTTCGTCTTGCGTGCCGAAACGGGTGACGCCGCATTCATGATGGTTTGAACTTTTCCGCCAGGGAAATGAATAGTGAGCGTGGCAGTGAATGGCAGATGAACCTCGAAATGCCGTAACCAAACAAAGCCTTCCGGGTCTTCGAAGCCTGAACCTTTGGCGTAGTTGGACATGCTGCTGAAATAGTCAGCTATGAAACCCGTCGGGGTTTCACTGGTCTGGTAGTCGGGCACTTGCTGGTTGTTTGGATCGGCAAAGGTTTCCGTATGAACCCAAGCAAAGTGCGCCACGTCGATGAAGCCCTCTATCTGCCGGCCGGCGA
This DNA window, taken from Comamonas testosteroni TK102, encodes the following:
- a CDS encoding VOC family protein, whose amino-acid sequence is MANPVISGNDVFSHVFIGAADVAQSTAFYDAALGALGIKNLGPFGSGWVLYGRDKPAFIIARPGNGEAPSSNGATIGFAAASPAEVDAFHAAGLAAGGADEGKPGPRGHLPGAYAAYLRDPAGNKVTAYAFV
- a CDS encoding aromatic ring-hydroxylating oxygenase subunit alpha — protein: MREQRTMNVTAPPQLSKKAIALPLGCTFEPEDWRLLARHWYPIALAEEIGEAPYRATLLDEALVAYRVHGNVVVARDVCPHRGVPLSMGMHDGEGLVCPYHGLRFGTEGRCNRIPASPHQAAPAKLNLHSYPAIERYGLIWTCLMAEDGSGAPDIPSLPHWDDPDFVQVVCPSFDIAGFAGRQIEGFIDVAHFAWVHTETFADPNNQQVPDYQTSETPTGFIADYFSSMSNYAKGSGFEDPEGFVWLRHFEVHLPFTATLTIHFPGGKVQTIMNAASPVSARKTKLFVPIIRNVNKHIPAEDIKAFNLRVFEEDRAMVEAQKPERLPLDLTLEAHIPADRSSIAYRRGLKRMGLGEFFLV
- the fghA gene encoding S-formylglutathione hydrolase — protein: MERIEQHASFGGRQEVWKHASATLGGEAKFGIYLPEAALRGEARPVLYWLSGLTCTEQNFITKAGAQEHAARHGLIVVSPDTSPRGTDVADDAAYDLGQGAGFYVNATQQPWAAHYRMQDYIAEELPALVEKEFPASDARGIFGHSMGGHGALVTALRHPGRYRSVSAFSPIVAPSQVPWGEKALGAYLGAGRAAWKEWDAVELIGAAQERLPLLVDQGEADEFLAGQLRPELLQAACEAVGHPLTLNLRPGYDHSYYFIASFLANHFAHHAARLA
- a CDS encoding isopenicillin N synthase family dioxygenase, which produces MDLADTFSNNAEAKRAVAWEIHKACRDIGFFYIKNHGIPEGMLQAQIECARRFFSLPQSEKDEIALSHSPTMRGYEPMALQTLDEGSKPDIKEGFYASVDSSQSYVTNGAYDSLNQWPKSYPEMRVQVEAYIQAMTGLGKHLLGMLALSLELPENYFAEGVERPMITNRLLHYPPQPRVGDGNQIGAGAHTDWGMITMLLQDDVGGLEVRNADGEWIRAPHIPNTFIINLGDMVPVLTRGIYRSNMHRVLNLNPELHRYSVPTFFDPNFFYRITPPDGLPADESLPAASRTVGEHMAAMMEKTYA
- a CDS encoding S-(hydroxymethyl)glutathione dehydrogenase/class III alcohol dehydrogenase, giving the protein MKSRAAVAFEAGKPLQIVEIDVAPPQRGEVLVKITHTGVCHTDAFTLSGDDPEGLFPAVLGHEGAGVVVEVGEGVTSVKPGDHVIPLYTAECGECLFCKSGKTNLCVSVRATQGKGVMPDGTTRFSYNGQPIYHYMGCSTFSEYTVVAEVSLAKISPDANPEQVCLLGCGVTTGLGAVKNTAKVQEGDTVAVFGLGGIGLAVIQGAKLAKAGRIIAVDTNPGKFDLARTFGATDCVNPKDFDKPIQQVIVEMTGWGVDHSFECIGNVNVMRAALECAHRGWGQSVIIGVAGAGQEISTRPFQLVTGRKWLGTAFGGVKGRSQLPGMVEDAMIGKIQLAPFVTHTMPLTGINEAFDLMHEGKSIRTVIRY
- a CDS encoding PDR/VanB family oxidoreductase, with the translated sequence MANDAPTIHVVVEALSAQGHGNLAVHLVPTETGSNLPPFEAGTHVDLHFPNNLVRQYSIASSPLQLDHYLLCIRREASSRGGSAYVHEQLRVGQSLTISAPRNLFALRPHAPAVLLAGGIGITPLLSMALALDAEGQSFELHYYVRHRHEVAFSRHLSHGFRHGTVYLHCSAEGDSLRAGLPGCLHTPDRQTHIYVCGPQGFMAEVRQRTSVQGWSTEQIHQEAFAPMVAGGEATAGLLMHEVPFEVEIGSSGQVFCIPVERSIASVLLDAGIDVPLSCEMGICGACLTPVTAGEPDHRDSVQSDAEKSVAQPKIALCCSRSHSPRLVLDL
- a CDS encoding 2-oxoglutarate and iron-dependent oxygenase domain-containing protein → METLPIIDISPLYQNDRAAWKRVADQIDEACCTWGFFYIKGHPIAESRIEELLAAGQSFFKLPLEEKLKIDITKSVSHTGYGAIAAEQLDPSQPGDHKETFDMSFHLPADHPDVVAGKPLRGPNRHPDLPGWQELWEQHYQDMHDLGLTLLKAIAIALGTDEDFFAKRFAEPISALRMIHYPPREGAANASKGAGEHTDYGCVTLLYQDPVGGLQVRNLEGEWLDAPFIPGTFVVNIGDMMARWSNDRYKSTPHRVVSPEGKDRYSIPFFAEPNPNTVIDCLPGCFDESNPLKYETTTCIDYMLWRFSETYSHRGTDEQTTAA